The bacterium DNA window CCGTCAAGTCAATCCGATACCGCTTCTTCGACATACGGGCCCCATGAATCGGCCCGCGACACGGCGAGAACCGATTGGCTGCGGGGGACGCAGTGCTTAGCATGACAACACTTCCGCCTTTGGTCGATACAAGGGACTAGTTCGTCGCGGAGTGAAGTGCCCCGGAGAACGGCGTACGATGCGATGTCCGCATTCATGCCGGGGGGAAGAATCATGCGTCTCTGGGTCAGCGTCTTCATCATCAGCCTGCTCGCCACACCGCTACTGGCAGAGCCGGACCCGGCTGCTTCCCAGCAGAATCAGCTCTTCTGGGGCGATACCCATCTCCACACGAACAACTCCTTCGACGCGTTCCTGAATCGCAACATGACCGCGGATCCGGCCACGGCCTATCGCTACGCCAAGGGCCTGCCGGTGATCCACCCCTTCCACCGGGCCCGGGTGCAGATCGAAACGCCGCTCGACTTCCTCGTGATCGCCGACCATGCGGAGTATCTGGGCGTGATCCGCCACATCGTGGAGAAGGGCATTCCGAGAGAGGGACTCGGCCTGATCGACCGACTCCGCTCCGCGATCGGAGAGCGGCGGGTCCGGGGCGCGATCGAGAAGGACGAAGGCGGGGCGTTCTTCACCTCGCTCCTGCCGGACACGCAGGACGTCGAGACCGCTGCGGCCAATCCCCCGAATGCAGCGATCCCGAACTACGAGATCATGCAGCGAACGACCTGGCAAGAAGCCATCCAACTGGCCGACGCCCACAACCAGCCCGGTAGGTTCACGGCCTTGATCGGCTGGGAATGGAGTTCCATCCCGGCAGGCGCGAACCTGCACCGGGTCGTCTTCACCAGCAGCGATGCCAGCGTGGCCTCCCAGTACCAGCCCTGGAGTTCAGCCGACAGCATGTACCCGGAGGATCTCTGGGCCTGGCTCGACGAAACCTCGAAGCAGACCGGAGCCGAGTTCGTCGCGATCCCGCACAACTCGAATATATCCAAGGGCTACATGTTCGGCGAAACCTCGCTGCGCGGGGAGCCGATCGGCCCTGAGTATGCGCAGACCCGCGCGCGTTGGGAGCCGGTCGTCGAGGCGACCCAGATCAAAGGCGATTCGGAGACCCATCCCAGTGTCTCGCCGGACGATCCCTTTGCCGATTTCGAGACGTACACGCACTACATCCAGCAGAACCCGCCCCCCTACGAGCCGGGCGCAGGCGACTACGTGCGCAGCGCACTCCTTCGGGGGCTCGCCATCGAAGAGAAGATCGGCTTCAACCCCTACCGCTTCGGGCTGATCGGATCGACCGATGCGCACACCGGTATCCCCTCCGCGGAAGAGCCGAACTTCTGGGGGAAGATGGCTCGGGATTCGATTCCCGAGAACAAGCAGGGGGGCTGGCGGGCCGATGGCGGCCCGACCGGGTGGACGATGTCCGCCTCGGGCCTGGCCGCGGTGTGGGCACCGGAGAACACACGTGACGCGCTGCTCGAGGCATTCCGACGCAAGGAAGTGTATGCCACGACGGGCCCGCGCATCATGGTGCGGGTGTTCGGAGGCTGGAGCTACGGCGCGGCGGACGCGGAGGCGCCCCAATTGGCCGAGGTCGGCTACGCCGGCGGCGTCCCGATGGGTGCCGATCTTCGCGCACGCGAAGGCGGTGGCGCGCCGCGCTTCCTGGTCCATGCAGCGAAGGACCCGAAGAGCGCCCACCTGGATCGGGTGCAGATGGTGAAAGGCTGGATCGATTCGGCAGGCGCGACCCACGAGCGCGTTCACGATCTCGTCTGGTCCGGGGATCGTGTCGCGAACGCCTCGGGCAGCGTGCCCGCCGTGGGCAACACCGTGGATGCGGAGACGGGGACCTACACCAACGACCTCGGGGCACCGGTTCTCTCCACGGTCTGGGAAGACCCGGACTTCGACCCGTCCCAGAACGCATTCTACTACGTCCGCGTGCTCGAGATCCCGACGCCCCGCCACTCCGTCGGCGACGCCCTGGCTCTCGGTCTGGACGCGAAGACGATCGAAGGGCCGTGGTGGATCCAGGAGCGCGCCTACACCTCGCCGATCTGGTACCGGGGCGCTCCCTGAGGGGGTGACTGCTGCTCCAGAAGCCTCAGGAGGCCGAATAGCCTCCGTCCACATTCCATGTCTGCCCGGTGACGAAGCTCGCTGCTTCGCTGCAAAGGAACAAGACGGTCGGTGCCACATCCTCGGGCTGTCCCCAGCGGCCGAGCGGCGTGCGATCGAGTTGGGGTTTCTCAAGGGCTTCGACCCCCTTCATCACTTCGGTCATGTTCGTGAGAACGATGCCCGGAGCCACGGCATTGACTCGGATTCCCTCCTTCGCCCACGCGACGCCCAGGTTCTTGGTCATCTGTACCACGCCAGCCTTCGCGGCGGCGTAGCCGGGAACCATCGGAACAGCGAAGAAGGCGGACATCGAAGCGAGATTCACCACGCTTCCGCCGCCCGCAAGAGTGCTGGCCGAAAGCTTCTCCTTGCTGGCAAGCGAGAGCCGGTAGGCCGCGAAGAGGTTGATCGCCACGCTCTCCTCGAAGACGTCCGGAATCGCCTCGTTCCTGCCGCCCGGGAAGCTCGCACCCGCGTTGTTCACCAACACGTCCAAGGTGGGCAGCTCTTCAGCCAGCCGGTCCAGCCCCTCGGAGTCAGTCGCCTGAAGCGGCAGATAGCGAAACGCCGAGAGGTCGTGCTCGTAGTCCGTGGCCTTGTCACGAGTCCCCGTGATCGTGACGTCGGCGCCGGCCGTCACGAATGCCCGCGCAATACCAGCACCGATACCGTTCGAGCCACCGGTGACCAGGACCGATGCCCCAGAGAAATCGAAGCGCATACTCGATACCAACCGCTCAGCCCTCCACTCGCACGGGGAACCGCTCGTAGTAGAACGCGAAGCGCTCTCGCAGCTCTCCCGGATCCACACCGAAATCTGCCTTCAAGTCGTACGCGATTCTCCCGTGCTTTCCGCGCGGGTTCGCTTCCATATAGGCCCGCAGCTGAGCCTCGGATGCGGGCGTCTTCTCCAGATCCGCAAGCTGGTAGATCCGGTCCACGGTCGCGAGGTCGTCCTGCATGAACTCATCGAAGAGAATGTCGAGGCTCTGGCTCTCGGGTACGAGCTCGCGATCCAGAACGCATCGACGAAGCAGATGTTCGATGCGATCGATCCAATAGGCCGCTGTGGCCTCGGGATCGACACGCTTGCAGCGAATCCGATCGCCGTAGCAGATCATGGTGATGGCCGAAGCGATGACCGAGACCGGATCCCGGTGGGTAAAGGCGACGGTGGCATCCGGGAACGTGTCGATCAACGGACCGAGCTGCTCCAGATGCTGGGGTGACTTCAAGATCCAGCGGTTCGGGCCCCGTTGGAACTGGAGAATCTGGAGCGCCCTCTTCAGGTAGGCGTAGTGCGGCCTCTGATCGTGAGCGTAGTAGTAGTCGCGCCAACGCGGGATCGTGGCGATCCACTCGATCGTGTAGGTCGAGAAATCCGGGCCTTGAAGCTCGATCTCCTCGTGCACATGATCAGGCGCCATGTCGTGCATGTTCTTCAACAACGGCATGAGTCGGGATTGCATCTCGTGGCCCTCGATGCACCGCTGCCGACGCGTATCGGCTTCACCACGCGCCGGCACGGGCTCGAGGCTCTCCCAGTAGGGCATCGAGCGCAGCCGTCGATCTGCTGCGATCAGATTCAGCAGATGGGTCGTCCCGGAGCGCGGCAGGCCCACCACGATGATCGGGCGCTCGATCTCCAGATCGAGGACATCCGGGTTCCGCGTGACGAAATCCTCCATGCGCAGACGAGCCGACGCATAACGAACACAATCCCGGTAGGCGCCCACACGCCCCACCCCACTGAGGGTCTCGTCAGCGTCCAGGCTCTCGAGCCATAGATCGAGGCGCTCCTCGAAATCCGGCGAACCGAAATCCGAGAGGCCTGTTCTCTTTTCTGCCTCGGCGAGCACCCGTTCGCGCCGAAACACGACTTCGATCTTCTCGGCTCCCTCACGCACGGCCCGCTGCATCGGCGTGAGCACGGGGCTCGCAAGATCCTCGATGCGAATCGCCGGGGGGCGGTCGCTCACTGACCGATTTGCCAATCCGTGGTCGCCAGGAACTTCTCCATGAAGGAAGGTTCGTACGCCTCTTCCGGGTTCTCTCGAACGAGCTGGTCGAGATTGGCTGCATCCTCACCCACGAGGATGCGCCACTGCCCCTTTCGCACGCCGTCCAGGATGACGCGCGCCGCCTCGGCCGCGGTCATGGGCGCGTTGTCCCGGAACTCTTCCGCGCGCTGCTGCAGGGCCTGGCGGATCTGGTCGTTCGTGACGCCTGCGGCCTCGAATCCCATGCGCGCCATCTGCTCTCGCGCTTCCTGCAGGTCGTCGTCAGACATCTCCTTCGGATCATGACCGAGGATCTTCCCCGAGTTGATCACGATCGACGTGCCGATATGGCCCGGCATGACCAACGAGACCTTGAGGTGAGGCGCATTCAGCCGGAAATCGTTGACGAGAGCCTCGGTGAACCCCTTCACCGCGAATTTTGCTGCGCTATAGGCCGTGTGCGCAGTGAGCGGGCCAAGAGAAGCCCAGAATCCGTTCACGCTGCTGGTATTGATGAGATGTCCTTCGTCACTCGCCAACAACAGGGGCAGGAAGGTGCGAGTACCCAGGTAGACGCCCTTCCAACAAACGTCGAAGGTCTTCTCCCACTCTTCCCGATCGGCGAGGATGAGGCTGCCTGCACCTCCGATCCCCGCGTTGTTGAAGACGAGGTGGACGCAATCCGTCTCGTGCTCGGAAACGACCGCATTCCGGAAGGCCACCAGCTGATCTTCACAGGAGACATCGGCCTGATGGGTCGTGATACGAGTACCCGCCGGAGCGTTCTCCTCGCATAGAGCCTTCGTCCGCGCCATCGTTTCTTCCGCCACATCGCACATCGCAACGCGGCAGCCCTCTCCGGCAAGCTGGATCGCAAGCTCGCGGCCCATCCCCGTTCCGCCACCGGTGATCACCGCAATCCTGTCTTCGAAATGATCCATCGAACCCTCCTCGGCCGGCGAGGGTAGCCCGATTCGGAACCCTCCGCGGCGTGGAGGTGCTATTCGACGGCGGGGGATCGCCCGAAGGAGCCAGGCCGGTAGCGGAAGGCCACGTGCTGCGACTTGGGCTCGACTCCCTCGAATAGCGCGACCTGCTCGAACCACTCCGTGTGATCCAACATCGCCCGGGCCTCCGGGCGGCGTCGCCTCGAGAGCACGGGGCGATTGAAAGTCACGAAAAGAGGCAAGCCTTCCCGATCGGCCCGGCGCATGAGTTCACGAACGGCTTCTGCGGTTGGCAGATCGACGGAACGAGGGTCGTAGAACAACGGCGGTCCGTAGACAGCACCCGTCAAGATTTGCTCTTGCTCCGGAGCGTGGACATCCGGGTTCGGACGGACCGCGAGAACCATGTCCTTGGTGGGCTGAAGCGCACGCGTGCGCACGAGTTCACGCATCGGCTGGGTCACCATGGCGAAGGCGATGAGCCATCCCACGGCCACGACCGCGCCGGCTTTGCGCCCCTTCGGGCCGAATGCGGCCGGAAATGTCAGGCCTGCCCCGATCAGCATGGCGACCGCCGGCAGGCCATGAATCAAGTACCAGGGGTAGAGATGGTCGCCGCGAATCGCGGCCAGGAGGATGGTGAGCGGAGCCGGGATCACCAGCGTGACCAGCGCCGCGACCGCCGGACTGCCGCGCCGGGCCATGCGAACTCCGCCGATGAGGATGGCCGCTGCCATCACGGCCAACATGAGAACGGTCGCCAGGTGGTTTCCAGCGAGCTGGTCCTGCAGGGAGGCGAACCCGTCTCGAGCGTTCCGCCACGGCATGCCGGTGACGAGATAGCTGCCGACACCGCTCAACAGACGCGCGTTCACCTCGCCCTTCCAGACATCGGAATAGGGAAGGAACTGCATCATGTTCGGCAGGTTCATCTGCAACCACGCCAGGCCCGCCAACGCGTTGGCGGCAAGGTACCGCGTTGGTTGAATTGCCCGGATCTCCTTGGGTGCGCGAAGCAGCTCCACGAAGACGAAGAGATTCACCACCACGAGCACGAAGAGTGCGCCGGGATACGTCCAGAGAAGCAGCATCTCGACCGCACCGAACACCATCCACCGCTTCCAGCTGCCGCGTTCCAACACCCTCAGCGCGGCGATCACGAGTGCAGGAAGCAGCGCAAGCAGAAAGGCGTAGCCCCGGACTTCAGCGGCGTAGCGGAGGTACCAGGGATGGAGGGCGAGAATCCACGCCGCCGCGAGGCCTGCCAGGGGGAGTCCCGTTCGCCAGAGCAGCCACGCCAGTGTGCCGAGGCCCGCCAGGGCGGCGACCAATGCGGGCAGACGCACGACGACCTCGTTCACCCTTTCATCGCTGGGGCGAACGACGGCGGACCAGCCCTCGTGGGCGATCCGTGCAACCACGGAGTACGGGACATGATTGTTGGGCTTGCGGTAGTAGAAGAACGTGTCCTTCCATCCGATGCCCGGGTACTCGAGGTTTCCGTTCTCCTCCAGGACGTACTGCCCCGCGATGGAACGGACGAC harbors:
- a CDS encoding DUF3604 domain-containing protein; translated protein: MRLWVSVFIISLLATPLLAEPDPAASQQNQLFWGDTHLHTNNSFDAFLNRNMTADPATAYRYAKGLPVIHPFHRARVQIETPLDFLVIADHAEYLGVIRHIVEKGIPREGLGLIDRLRSAIGERRVRGAIEKDEGGAFFTSLLPDTQDVETAAANPPNAAIPNYEIMQRTTWQEAIQLADAHNQPGRFTALIGWEWSSIPAGANLHRVVFTSSDASVASQYQPWSSADSMYPEDLWAWLDETSKQTGAEFVAIPHNSNISKGYMFGETSLRGEPIGPEYAQTRARWEPVVEATQIKGDSETHPSVSPDDPFADFETYTHYIQQNPPPYEPGAGDYVRSALLRGLAIEEKIGFNPYRFGLIGSTDAHTGIPSAEEPNFWGKMARDSIPENKQGGWRADGGPTGWTMSASGLAAVWAPENTRDALLEAFRRKEVYATTGPRIMVRVFGGWSYGAADAEAPQLAEVGYAGGVPMGADLRAREGGGAPRFLVHAAKDPKSAHLDRVQMVKGWIDSAGATHERVHDLVWSGDRVANASGSVPAVGNTVDAETGTYTNDLGAPVLSTVWEDPDFDPSQNAFYYVRVLEIPTPRHSVGDALALGLDAKTIEGPWWIQERAYTSPIWYRGAP
- a CDS encoding SDR family oxidoreductase is translated as MVSSMRFDFSGASVLVTGGSNGIGAGIARAFVTAGADVTITGTRDKATDYEHDLSAFRYLPLQATDSEGLDRLAEELPTLDVLVNNAGASFPGGRNEAIPDVFEESVAINLFAAYRLSLASKEKLSASTLAGGGSVVNLASMSAFFAVPMVPGYAAAKAGVVQMTKNLGVAWAKEGIRVNAVAPGIVLTNMTEVMKGVEALEKPQLDRTPLGRWGQPEDVAPTVLFLCSEAASFVTGQTWNVDGGYSAS
- a CDS encoding sulfotransferase, with amino-acid sequence MQRAVREGAEKIEVVFRRERVLAEAEKRTGLSDFGSPDFEERLDLWLESLDADETLSGVGRVGAYRDCVRYASARLRMEDFVTRNPDVLDLEIERPIIVVGLPRSGTTHLLNLIAADRRLRSMPYWESLEPVPARGEADTRRQRCIEGHEMQSRLMPLLKNMHDMAPDHVHEEIELQGPDFSTYTIEWIATIPRWRDYYYAHDQRPHYAYLKRALQILQFQRGPNRWILKSPQHLEQLGPLIDTFPDATVAFTHRDPVSVIASAITMICYGDRIRCKRVDPEATAAYWIDRIEHLLRRCVLDRELVPESQSLDILFDEFMQDDLATVDRIYQLADLEKTPASEAQLRAYMEANPRGKHGRIAYDLKADFGVDPGELRERFAFYYERFPVRVEG
- a CDS encoding SDR family NAD(P)-dependent oxidoreductase gives rise to the protein MDHFEDRIAVITGGGTGMGRELAIQLAGEGCRVAMCDVAEETMARTKALCEENAPAGTRITTHQADVSCEDQLVAFRNAVVSEHETDCVHLVFNNAGIGGAGSLILADREEWEKTFDVCWKGVYLGTRTFLPLLLASDEGHLINTSSVNGFWASLGPLTAHTAYSAAKFAVKGFTEALVNDFRLNAPHLKVSLVMPGHIGTSIVINSGKILGHDPKEMSDDDLQEAREQMARMGFEAAGVTNDQIRQALQQRAEEFRDNAPMTAAEAARVILDGVRKGQWRILVGEDAANLDQLVRENPEEAYEPSFMEKFLATTDWQIGQ